A genome region from Microbacterium terricola includes the following:
- a CDS encoding aldehyde dehydrogenase family protein: MTTAALLPSVAAFIGSPQRLLIDGEWRDAADGRTFATIDPATEETITQVAQAGAEDVNRAVAAARRAFEHGSAWSRFTPRQRGRLLWKIADLLEENADEFAQLEALDGGKPFAGARDGDVATAAELFRYFAGWTNKIEGTTIPMSSETAQFHAYTVREPIGVVAGIVPWNFPLTMAAFKIIPAITVGNTVVLKPAEQTPLSALRLGELMLEAGLPGGVVNVLPGFGDTGAALVDHPDVDKVAFTGSTAVGKKIAAAASRNLKKVSLELGGKAPNIVFDDADLAKAIPGSAHAAFFNQGQCCVNGSRLYVQRGVFDEVVAGIAEIAKGIRVGSAFDESTDMGPLISDEQFEKVTGYLAAGVAEGATVAEGGVRVGDRGYFVRPTVFTDVSEQMSIQTDEIFGPVVTAVPFDTEEQAIQAANNTRYGLAAGVWSRDIGTAHRVGGRLRAGTVWLNSWHADDVTLPRGGYKESGWGRELGSFGVEDYTELKTIIAEL, from the coding sequence ATGACCACCGCCGCCCTCCTGCCCAGCGTCGCCGCATTCATCGGCTCGCCCCAGAGGCTCCTCATCGACGGGGAGTGGCGGGATGCCGCCGACGGGCGCACGTTCGCGACGATCGACCCCGCCACCGAGGAGACGATCACCCAGGTCGCGCAGGCCGGGGCCGAAGACGTGAACCGCGCGGTCGCCGCGGCCCGTCGGGCATTCGAGCACGGGTCGGCCTGGAGCCGGTTCACGCCGCGTCAGCGCGGACGGCTCCTGTGGAAGATCGCCGACCTGCTCGAGGAGAACGCCGACGAGTTCGCGCAGCTGGAGGCGCTCGACGGCGGCAAGCCCTTCGCCGGCGCCCGTGACGGCGACGTGGCCACGGCCGCCGAGCTGTTCCGCTACTTCGCCGGCTGGACGAACAAGATCGAGGGCACGACGATCCCGATGTCCAGCGAGACGGCGCAGTTCCACGCGTACACCGTCCGCGAGCCGATCGGCGTGGTGGCGGGCATCGTCCCGTGGAACTTCCCCCTGACCATGGCCGCGTTCAAGATCATCCCCGCGATCACGGTCGGCAACACCGTGGTCCTCAAGCCGGCCGAGCAGACGCCGCTGAGCGCGCTGCGCCTGGGCGAGCTGATGCTGGAGGCCGGCCTGCCCGGCGGAGTCGTCAACGTGCTCCCCGGCTTCGGCGACACGGGCGCGGCGCTGGTCGACCACCCCGACGTCGACAAGGTGGCCTTCACCGGCTCCACGGCGGTGGGCAAGAAGATCGCGGCCGCCGCCAGCCGCAACCTCAAGAAGGTCTCGCTCGAGCTCGGCGGCAAGGCGCCGAACATCGTCTTCGACGACGCCGATCTCGCCAAGGCCATCCCCGGGTCCGCGCACGCGGCGTTCTTCAACCAGGGCCAGTGCTGCGTGAACGGCTCCCGCCTCTACGTGCAGCGCGGCGTGTTCGACGAGGTCGTCGCCGGCATCGCCGAGATCGCCAAGGGCATCCGCGTCGGCAGCGCCTTCGACGAGAGCACCGACATGGGCCCGCTCATCTCGGACGAGCAGTTCGAGAAGGTGACCGGCTATCTCGCGGCCGGTGTCGCCGAGGGCGCGACGGTCGCCGAGGGCGGCGTGCGCGTCGGAGACCGCGGCTACTTCGTGCGGCCCACCGTGTTCACCGACGTGAGCGAGCAGATGTCGATCCAGACCGACGAGATCTTCGGCCCGGTGGTGACCGCCGTGCCGTTCGACACCGAGGAGCAGGCGATCCAGGCGGCGAACAACACCCGATACGGCCTCGCTGCCGGCGTGTGGTCGCGCGACATCGGCACCGCCCACCGGGTCGGCGGGCGGCTGCGTGCAGGCACCGTGTGGCTGAACTCGTGGCACGCGGACGATGTCACGCTGCCCCGCGGCGGCTACAAGGAGTCCGGCTGGGGTCGCGAGCTCGGTTCGTTCGGGGTCGAGGACTACACGGAGCTGAAGACGATCATCGCCGAGCTCTGA
- a CDS encoding cellulase family glycosylhydrolase, whose protein sequence is MPPAILRRARLRRALAATVTAALIVVAGVVGTAAPAQAATSGWLSTSGSRVVTSSGSAYTIKATAWFGMETPNCTPHGLWSISLDSGLARIAAMGFNTIRLPFSNECLAAKSSNSINAQVNPKLVSLTPLKLMDTVIARAKAHGLNVILDRHRPDSGSQSELWYTDRYSEKRWISDWTMLAKRYRTNSTVIGFDLHNEPHGAACWGCGDAKRDWRAAATRAGNAVLAVNPRLLIIVEGVERESDGTSTWWGGGLRGVRTKPVTLAVNNRVVYSPHDYPATVYPQSWFSASNYPANLPAIWERNWGYIQTKGIAPVLLGEFGTKYETSSDRKWLKTLVRYLDARRMGFMYWSFNPNSGDTGGLVKDDWVTPQKSKLAVLAPILGESATPKPAPTASSTPKPTPTKSSTPTPAPSPSASSANAAGLRVTYVTQSAWADGYVAQIAVTGVKKAAKSWSVSWRSPGITGIVNSWGLSCSIASSVVTCRGSDWAALVAAGQTVNVGLQAAASSAPANPVITVRSKLAS, encoded by the coding sequence ATGCCCCCTGCGATTCTTCGGCGTGCCCGCCTCCGACGAGCACTCGCCGCGACCGTCACGGCGGCCCTGATCGTCGTGGCGGGGGTCGTCGGCACCGCCGCCCCCGCCCAGGCGGCGACCTCCGGCTGGCTGTCGACCTCGGGGTCGCGGGTGGTCACCTCGTCCGGGTCCGCGTACACGATCAAGGCGACGGCCTGGTTCGGGATGGAGACCCCGAACTGCACCCCGCACGGGCTCTGGTCGATCTCGCTCGATTCGGGGCTCGCCCGGATCGCAGCGATGGGCTTCAACACGATCCGGCTCCCGTTCTCCAACGAGTGCCTGGCGGCGAAGAGCTCGAACTCGATCAACGCGCAGGTCAATCCGAAGCTGGTGTCGCTGACCCCGCTGAAGCTCATGGATACGGTGATCGCGCGGGCCAAGGCGCACGGGCTCAACGTCATCCTCGACCGGCACCGCCCGGACTCCGGCTCGCAGTCCGAGCTCTGGTACACCGACAGGTACAGCGAGAAGCGGTGGATCAGCGACTGGACCATGCTCGCCAAGCGCTACCGGACGAACTCCACCGTGATCGGGTTCGACCTGCACAACGAGCCGCACGGCGCCGCCTGCTGGGGCTGCGGCGACGCGAAGCGCGACTGGCGTGCCGCAGCCACCAGGGCGGGCAACGCGGTGCTCGCCGTGAACCCGAGGCTGCTCATCATCGTCGAGGGCGTCGAGCGCGAATCCGACGGCACGAGCACCTGGTGGGGCGGGGGCCTCCGCGGCGTCCGCACGAAGCCCGTCACCCTCGCGGTGAACAACCGGGTCGTCTACTCACCGCACGACTACCCGGCCACCGTCTACCCGCAGTCGTGGTTCAGCGCATCGAACTACCCCGCCAATCTGCCCGCGATCTGGGAGAGGAACTGGGGCTACATCCAGACGAAGGGCATCGCGCCGGTGCTCCTCGGCGAGTTCGGCACGAAGTACGAGACCAGCAGCGACAGGAAGTGGCTGAAGACCCTCGTGCGCTACCTGGACGCGCGGCGCATGGGATTCATGTACTGGTCGTTCAACCCGAACAGCGGCGACACCGGGGGCCTCGTCAAGGACGACTGGGTCACGCCGCAGAAGAGCAAGCTCGCCGTGCTCGCCCCGATCCTCGGAGAGTCGGCGACGCCGAAGCCCGCTCCCACCGCCAGTTCCACGCCGAAGCCCACCCCGACGAAGAGCTCGACGCCGACGCCCGCGCCCTCCCCATCCGCATCCTCCGCCAATGCGGCCGGCCTGCGGGTGACGTACGTGACGCAGAGCGCGTGGGCCGACGGCTATGTCGCCCAGATCGCCGTGACGGGCGTCAAGAAGGCGGCGAAGTCGTGGAGCGTCAGCTGGCGGTCGCCCGGCATCACCGGGATCGTGAACAGCTGGGGACTCTCGTGCTCGATCGCGTCGTCCGTGGTGACGTGCAGGGGATCGGACTGGGCTGCGCTGGTCGCCGCCGGTCAGACCGTGAACGTGGGCCTGCAGGCCGCCGCGTCCAGCGCACCCGCGAACCCGGTGATCACGGTCCGGTCGAAGCTCGCCTCCTGA
- a CDS encoding ABC transporter permease codes for MSAPARIGPAPLETGRATPRRRHSTLLADFGPLSALVLLCIVFSVLSPQFRTWGNLRNVLDSAAVLAVIAVGLTFVLLLGAIDLSIEGVMATAAISTALLVANTRNDIDLGFLGIVAAVALGACFGLASGLLSTGLKIPSFMTTLGISAIGIGVATVLFAGVQPTVTDPVVAEWASGQWFGLTRLTFVAVAVIVIGLLIQRYTRLGRYARAIGGAEELAVLSGMPVRRYKTLAFTFAGAVYGLAGVMVTVQLGSGIVQAGVGLNFAAITAAVVGGTLLSGGRGGVLQSVVGVLIVTVLANGLVLIGVSPYVQRAVQGVIVVVAVVITAWPLRERLRVVK; via the coding sequence ATGAGTGCGCCCGCCCGGATCGGGCCCGCACCGCTCGAGACCGGGCGGGCGACCCCTCGCCGCCGCCACAGCACGCTGCTCGCCGACTTCGGCCCGCTCAGCGCGCTCGTCCTCCTCTGCATCGTCTTCTCGGTGCTGAGCCCGCAGTTCCGCACCTGGGGCAACCTCCGCAACGTGCTCGACTCCGCGGCGGTCCTCGCCGTCATCGCGGTCGGTCTCACGTTCGTGCTGCTGCTCGGTGCGATCGACCTCTCCATCGAGGGGGTGATGGCGACCGCGGCGATCAGTACAGCGCTTCTGGTGGCCAACACCCGCAACGACATCGATCTCGGCTTCCTGGGGATCGTCGCAGCCGTGGCCCTCGGCGCCTGCTTCGGGCTCGCCAGCGGTCTGCTCTCGACCGGCCTGAAGATCCCCTCCTTCATGACCACCCTGGGCATCTCGGCCATCGGCATCGGCGTGGCGACGGTCCTCTTCGCCGGCGTGCAGCCGACCGTCACCGACCCGGTGGTGGCGGAGTGGGCGTCCGGCCAGTGGTTCGGGCTGACCCGGCTCACGTTCGTCGCCGTCGCGGTGATCGTGATCGGGCTCCTCATCCAGCGGTACACCCGGCTGGGCCGGTACGCCAGGGCGATCGGCGGGGCCGAAGAGCTCGCGGTCCTGTCGGGGATGCCGGTGCGTCGCTACAAGACGCTGGCCTTCACATTCGCGGGCGCCGTCTACGGCCTCGCCGGCGTCATGGTGACCGTGCAGCTCGGCTCGGGCATCGTGCAGGCCGGGGTCGGCCTGAACTTCGCCGCCATCACCGCGGCCGTCGTCGGCGGCACCCTCCTCTCCGGCGGCCGCGGCGGTGTGCTGCAGTCCGTCGTCGGGGTCCTCATCGTCACGGTGCTCGCCAACGGCCTCGTGCTCATCGGCGTCAGCCCCTATGTCCAGCGCGCCGTCCAGGGCGTGATCGTCGTCGTCGCGGTCGTCATCACGGCATGGCCGCTGCGCGAGCGTCTGCGAGTCGTGAAATGA
- a CDS encoding sugar ABC transporter ATP-binding protein, translating to MTTASSVPVLAVRELRKRFAETRALDGVSFDVRAHEVVGLIGENGAGKSTLLKTLIGLVQPDSGSIEMRGEPVRMRGIAQAGAAGIGMVFQEQSLIPNLTVAENILLAAEGPAVVGGLYRWRELNRRAQVQLDKIGSKIRPETITEELSFADRQMVEIAKVLATEERTNAEPVVLLDEPTSVLDRDETEVLFAQIERLRARASVVFVSHRLDEVLRVSDRVFVLRNGQTVAECIPGEVDEETLRRLMIGRDLEGSHYSEELQAPAREEVLLSVRDLSVRGVCEQVGFDVHAGEVLGIAGVQGSGREELCRSLFGALATRTGRVTINGARARLRSPRAAIAAEVGFVPAERRKEGMVASMSVAENITLPHIEKVCAGPVLLRGRERAIADEWIERLSIRTPGSSAPLGSLSGGNQQKAVLARWMVSDSLRLLILDHPTRGLDVGAKGEVYRLIRELTAAGVAVVLMADSLEELIAMSHRVLVMRDGRVVDVLDAPLGAKPAPVEVLERMI from the coding sequence ATGACCACAGCATCCTCCGTCCCCGTCCTCGCCGTCCGCGAGCTGCGCAAGCGGTTCGCCGAGACCCGCGCCCTCGACGGCGTCAGCTTCGACGTCAGGGCTCACGAGGTCGTCGGGCTCATCGGCGAGAACGGTGCAGGCAAGTCGACCCTGCTGAAGACCCTCATCGGCCTGGTGCAGCCGGACTCCGGCTCGATCGAGATGCGCGGAGAGCCTGTTCGGATGCGCGGCATCGCCCAGGCGGGCGCCGCCGGCATCGGCATGGTCTTCCAGGAGCAGTCGCTCATCCCGAACCTCACGGTCGCCGAGAACATCCTGCTCGCTGCCGAGGGACCTGCGGTCGTGGGCGGCCTGTACCGGTGGCGCGAGCTGAACCGCCGCGCGCAGGTGCAGCTCGACAAGATCGGCTCCAAGATCCGGCCCGAGACAATCACAGAGGAGCTCAGCTTCGCCGACCGCCAGATGGTCGAGATCGCCAAGGTGCTGGCCACCGAGGAGCGCACGAACGCCGAGCCCGTCGTCCTGCTGGACGAGCCGACCTCGGTGCTCGACCGCGACGAGACCGAGGTGCTGTTCGCGCAGATCGAGCGACTGCGCGCACGGGCCTCCGTCGTGTTCGTGTCGCACCGCCTCGACGAGGTGCTGCGGGTGTCCGACCGCGTCTTCGTGCTGCGCAACGGCCAGACCGTCGCGGAGTGCATCCCCGGAGAGGTGGACGAGGAGACCCTGCGCAGGCTCATGATCGGCCGCGACCTCGAGGGAAGCCACTACAGCGAGGAGCTGCAGGCGCCTGCGCGCGAGGAGGTGCTGCTGTCGGTCCGCGACCTGTCGGTGCGCGGAGTCTGCGAGCAGGTCGGCTTCGACGTGCACGCGGGCGAGGTGCTCGGCATCGCAGGGGTGCAGGGGTCAGGCCGCGAAGAGCTCTGCCGGAGCCTCTTCGGCGCGCTGGCCACCCGCACCGGACGCGTCACGATCAACGGCGCGCGGGCCCGGCTGCGCTCGCCCAGGGCGGCGATCGCCGCCGAGGTGGGGTTCGTGCCGGCTGAGCGCCGCAAGGAGGGCATGGTCGCCTCCATGTCGGTCGCCGAGAACATCACGCTGCCGCACATCGAGAAGGTCTGCGCCGGCCCTGTCCTGCTGCGGGGGCGCGAGCGGGCGATCGCCGACGAGTGGATCGAGCGTCTCAGCATCCGCACCCCCGGTTCGTCTGCGCCGCTCGGGTCGCTCTCCGGCGGCAATCAGCAGAAGGCGGTCCTCGCGCGCTGGATGGTCTCGGACTCGCTGCGACTGCTGATCCTCGACCACCCGACCCGCGGACTCGACGTCGGCGCGAAGGGCGAGGTCTACCGGCTGATCCGCGAGCTGACCGCCGCCGGTGTGGCGGTCGTCCTGATGGCAGACAGTCTCGAAGAGCTGATCGCGATGAGTCACCGCGTGCTGGTGATGCGCGACGGGCGGGTGGTCGACGTGCTCGACGCACCCCTCGGCGCGAAGCCCGCGCCGGTCGAAGTGCTGGAGCGGATGATCTGA
- a CDS encoding nitroreductase family deazaflavin-dependent oxidoreductase, which translates to MPLTGEYKPSTSEWARTQAEKYEATGGAEANLLRGVPIIVLTTVGAKSGALRKTALMRVEHDGSYLVVASKGGAPDEPAWGGNIRRHPHVELQDGADKRDYQARELSGDERELWWERAVAVWPDYANYQTKTDRLIAVFLLEPVAG; encoded by the coding sequence ATGCCATTGACCGGAGAGTACAAGCCGTCCACCTCGGAGTGGGCGCGCACGCAGGCCGAGAAGTACGAGGCGACGGGCGGGGCGGAGGCGAATCTGCTCCGCGGCGTGCCGATCATCGTCCTGACCACCGTCGGGGCCAAGAGCGGGGCACTGCGCAAGACGGCGCTGATGCGGGTCGAGCACGACGGCAGCTACCTCGTCGTCGCGTCGAAGGGCGGCGCCCCCGACGAGCCGGCCTGGGGCGGCAACATCCGCCGGCACCCGCACGTCGAGCTGCAGGACGGCGCCGACAAGCGCGACTACCAGGCGCGCGAGCTGTCCGGCGACGAGCGCGAGCTGTGGTGGGAGCGCGCCGTCGCGGTCTGGCCCGACTACGCCAACTACCAGACCAAGACCGACCGTCTCATCGCGGTCTTCCTCCTCGAACCCGTCGCCGGCTGA
- a CDS encoding ABC transporter permease, protein MTITEKTGSWALVANATRTTSATRRRMLLTIMPIVVLAALVAAISIANPNFLRPASVWTALDSAVPLMILASGAMLVILCGGIDLSIAALASMASVLVALWIPGLGGWAVPAVVVVCALAGALQGAIHVIAQVPSFLVTLGGLAVWSGIALVASGAATIGVQGTTLDWTFTRIGDLRIPSAVIIAAVLVTAFALVLQFTPARRWLIAIGSSEPAALLAGVPAVQAKVAVFTISGACAGFAGVMLVGRTFSGAPSLADSLLLPVVAAIVVGGTAITGGFGGIGRTVVGVLIITVLRVGLSVAGVDPSYEQIFYGVLVIAAVALTIDRSKLPFVK, encoded by the coding sequence ATGACCATTACCGAGAAGACCGGGTCATGGGCGCTCGTCGCGAACGCCACTCGCACCACGAGTGCGACACGTCGGCGGATGCTGCTGACCATCATGCCGATCGTGGTGCTGGCGGCCCTCGTGGCTGCCATCTCGATCGCGAACCCCAACTTCCTGCGCCCCGCGAGCGTGTGGACGGCGCTGGATTCCGCCGTGCCGCTGATGATCCTCGCCTCCGGAGCGATGCTGGTGATCCTCTGCGGCGGCATCGACCTGTCCATCGCCGCCCTCGCCTCGATGGCGTCCGTGCTGGTCGCGCTGTGGATTCCCGGACTCGGCGGCTGGGCTGTGCCCGCCGTCGTGGTGGTCTGCGCGCTCGCCGGCGCCCTGCAGGGAGCGATCCACGTGATCGCGCAGGTGCCGTCGTTCCTCGTCACGCTCGGCGGCCTGGCCGTCTGGTCGGGCATCGCGCTGGTGGCGTCCGGTGCCGCGACGATCGGCGTGCAGGGCACCACTCTGGACTGGACGTTCACCCGGATCGGCGACCTGCGCATCCCCAGCGCCGTGATCATCGCGGCCGTGCTCGTCACCGCCTTCGCTCTCGTGCTGCAGTTCACGCCCGCGCGCCGCTGGCTCATCGCGATCGGCAGCTCGGAGCCCGCCGCGCTGCTGGCCGGCGTCCCCGCCGTGCAGGCCAAGGTCGCGGTGTTCACGATCTCGGGCGCGTGCGCCGGCTTCGCGGGCGTCATGCTCGTGGGCCGCACCTTCAGCGGGGCGCCCAGCCTCGCTGATTCCCTTCTTCTGCCGGTGGTCGCCGCCATCGTGGTGGGTGGAACGGCGATCACCGGCGGATTCGGCGGCATCGGCCGTACCGTCGTAGGAGTGCTCATCATCACCGTGCTGCGCGTCGGGCTCTCCGTCGCAGGTGTGGACCCGTCGTATGAGCAGATCTTCTACGGCGTGCTCGTCATCGCCGCGGTCGCCCTCACCATCGACCGATCGAAACTCCCGTTCGTCAAATGA
- a CDS encoding sugar ABC transporter substrate-binding protein has protein sequence MSNTAARGRIVALAIAGIAALALSGCAGQSETPGEAPAAEGGTCAPEDIQLIGQVRNETNPYEKAWLDGGDAFAESVGLTQTRLTYDGESPKQQEQLRQALSTGNPECMVLNVLPNGDSDTTPIVKEVDNAGAYLVTHWNKPADLNPWDGHDTWISHITFDGKDAGRQIADAMFEAMGGSGGIIALQGILDTAAAKDRFIGLQDALAENPDVELLDEQAADFDRTTAFNITKTLITKHGDAIKGVWAANDDMALGALQALEAAGMDGVAVVGIDAVPEAVQAVADGTMTATVSVDGPWQGGIGLAMGYCALTGELDVAELSNEQRAFFAKQTLINADNAEENLTPTANLDDFACDNLFDRVTGPVS, from the coding sequence ATGAGCAACACAGCTGCACGCGGGCGCATCGTCGCGCTCGCCATCGCCGGCATCGCCGCGCTCGCACTCTCCGGCTGCGCCGGACAGAGCGAGACCCCCGGGGAAGCACCCGCCGCCGAGGGCGGCACCTGCGCCCCCGAGGACATCCAGCTCATCGGCCAGGTCCGCAACGAGACCAACCCGTACGAGAAGGCCTGGCTCGACGGCGGCGACGCGTTCGCTGAGTCGGTCGGCCTCACCCAGACCCGCCTCACCTACGACGGCGAGTCGCCCAAGCAGCAGGAGCAGCTCCGCCAGGCGCTGAGCACCGGCAACCCCGAGTGCATGGTGCTCAACGTGCTGCCCAACGGCGACTCGGACACGACGCCGATCGTCAAGGAGGTCGACAACGCCGGCGCGTACCTCGTGACGCACTGGAACAAGCCGGCCGACCTGAACCCGTGGGACGGGCACGACACCTGGATCTCCCACATCACGTTCGACGGCAAGGATGCCGGGCGCCAGATCGCCGACGCGATGTTCGAGGCGATGGGCGGCTCGGGCGGCATCATCGCGCTGCAGGGCATCCTGGACACGGCCGCGGCCAAGGACCGCTTCATCGGTCTGCAGGACGCGCTCGCCGAGAACCCGGACGTCGAGCTGCTCGACGAGCAGGCTGCCGACTTCGACCGCACCACCGCGTTCAACATCACCAAGACGCTGATCACCAAGCACGGTGACGCGATCAAGGGCGTGTGGGCGGCGAACGACGACATGGCGCTCGGAGCGCTCCAGGCTCTGGAGGCGGCCGGCATGGACGGCGTCGCCGTGGTCGGCATCGACGCGGTTCCCGAGGCGGTCCAGGCTGTCGCAGACGGCACGATGACCGCGACGGTCTCGGTCGACGGCCCGTGGCAGGGCGGCATCGGCCTCGCGATGGGCTACTGCGCACTGACCGGCGAGCTCGACGTCGCCGAGCTCAGCAACGAGCAGCGCGCCTTCTTCGCGAAGCAGACGCTCATCAACGCCGACAACGCAGAAGAGAACCTCACCCCGACGGCGAACCTCGACGACTTCGCCTGCGACAACCTCTTCGACCGCGTCACCGGACCGGTGAGCTGA
- a CDS encoding SDR family oxidoreductase — MSAADLFSLSGRTALVTGAGRGIGREIARALADAGADLVLVGRAESLASAADELAATGRRVDVVTADLGDAAALPARMDEVAGSHAVDILVNCAGIIRRGAFLDAPDADWHEVLTVNLEAPRILSRAFAAGMLERGRGKIINIASLLSFQGGKEVAGYTASKHALVGLTHALANEWAGRGVQVNAIAPGYIATDNTAALRSDPTRDAEILSRIPAGRWGTPSDLAGAAIFLASPASDYVTGHTLVVDGGWMSR, encoded by the coding sequence ATGAGCGCCGCAGATCTTTTCTCGCTCAGCGGGCGCACCGCGCTCGTCACGGGCGCCGGGCGCGGCATCGGCCGTGAGATCGCGCGTGCGCTCGCCGACGCGGGCGCCGACCTGGTGCTCGTGGGGCGGGCGGAGTCGCTCGCATCCGCCGCGGACGAGCTCGCGGCCACCGGCCGGCGGGTCGACGTCGTGACCGCCGATCTCGGCGACGCCGCTGCGCTGCCGGCCCGGATGGACGAGGTCGCCGGGTCGCACGCCGTCGACATCCTGGTCAACTGCGCCGGCATCATCCGCCGCGGCGCCTTCCTCGACGCACCCGACGCCGACTGGCACGAGGTCCTCACCGTGAACCTCGAGGCCCCCCGCATCCTGAGCCGCGCGTTCGCCGCCGGGATGCTGGAACGCGGGCGCGGCAAGATCATCAACATCGCGAGCCTGCTGTCGTTCCAGGGTGGCAAGGAGGTCGCCGGATACACGGCGAGCAAGCACGCGCTCGTCGGCCTCACCCACGCGCTCGCGAACGAATGGGCGGGCCGCGGCGTCCAGGTCAACGCGATCGCCCCCGGCTACATCGCCACCGACAACACCGCCGCGCTCCGCAGCGATCCCACCCGCGACGCCGAGATCCTCTCGCGCATCCCGGCGGGTCGCTGGGGCACGCCGAGCGACCTCGCGGGCGCCGCGATCTTCCTGGCCTCACCCGCCTCCGACTACGTCACCGGACACACCCTCGTCGTCGACGGGGGATGGATGTCGCGGTGA
- the kduI gene encoding 5-dehydro-4-deoxy-D-glucuronate isomerase: protein MNRDRHATDPASARTATTQELRDRYLIDELFADGEVRTVHTAEDRMLVAGVVPGDDDLVLGDIAALGDGGLDRREFGVINLGTPGEVLVDGEPYALDHRDGLYAGRGSRLAFRGRGARFYVVTALAHTTHPTVHIPFAASAPLELGTEDGGGRRALHRYVWGDGDVASCQLQFGVTVLHPGAVWNTFPPHLHERRTEIYLYFELDEAARVVHLMGEPEHTRHLIVRNEEAVIAPRWSIHSGAGTGRYSFVWAMAGDNRDYGDLAPVPVEQLR from the coding sequence ATGAACCGCGACCGACACGCGACCGACCCGGCCTCGGCCCGCACCGCAACCACCCAGGAGCTGCGCGACCGCTACCTGATCGACGAGCTGTTCGCCGACGGCGAGGTGCGCACCGTGCACACCGCGGAGGACCGGATGCTGGTCGCCGGGGTCGTGCCGGGCGACGACGACCTGGTGCTCGGCGACATCGCGGCGCTCGGCGACGGCGGCCTCGACCGCCGCGAGTTCGGCGTCATCAACCTCGGCACACCGGGCGAGGTGCTCGTCGACGGCGAGCCGTACGCCCTCGACCACCGCGACGGCCTGTACGCCGGCCGCGGCAGCCGCCTCGCCTTCCGCGGCCGCGGCGCGCGCTTCTACGTCGTCACCGCGCTCGCGCACACGACCCACCCGACGGTGCACATCCCGTTCGCCGCCTCCGCGCCGCTCGAGCTCGGCACCGAGGACGGCGGCGGCCGCCGCGCGCTGCACCGGTACGTCTGGGGTGACGGCGACGTGGCGTCGTGCCAGCTGCAGTTCGGCGTCACCGTGCTGCACCCCGGCGCCGTGTGGAACACGTTCCCGCCGCACCTGCACGAGCGGCGCACCGAGATCTACCTGTACTTCGAGCTCGACGAAGCCGCCCGCGTCGTGCACCTGATGGGCGAGCCCGAGCACACCCGCCACCTCATCGTCCGCAACGAGGAGGCCGTGATCGCCCCCCGGTGGTCGATCCACTCCGGAGCCGGCACCGGCCGCTACTCGTTCGTGTGGGCGATGGCCGGCGACAACCGCGACTACGGCGACCTCGCTCCCGTCCCCGTCGAGCAGCTCCGATGA